From Camelina sativa cultivar DH55 chromosome 20, Cs, whole genome shotgun sequence, the proteins below share one genomic window:
- the LOC104772817 gene encoding protein PHLOEM PROTEIN 2-LIKE A8-like: MVALTNHAQPNAQIRCGPQVFISFRGDDVRNDLVKDLVNNLKSKRINVFIDTFLPGGRGLQELFSKIDMSKIAIVILSKKYPDSCWCMEELVKIDKRMKEGKLIVIPVFYKVTTSDVKNLRGDFGKSFDKLKKCHAMGEPRKVKQWESSVKSIANIKGLPGRTVPPLVGQIVHAVEVCLNEMPAKDVKAVFTVIWLGVYLVVSFLSFLSYMIFNDLKPFKSGKWMLGYPTMAAILLSIVYCID; this comes from the exons ATGGTCGCTCTCACTAATCACGCTCAACCCAATGCCCAAATCCGCTGCGGTCCTCAGGTTTTCATCAGTTTCCGTGGAGATGACGTGCGCAATGACTTGGTAAAAGATCTCGTGAATAACTTGAAATCTAAACGGATTAATGTCTTCATAGATACCTTCTTGCCAGGAGGGCGGGGATTACAAGAGCTCTTCTCTAAGATCGACATGTCGAAAATTGCAATCGTGATCTTATCCAAGAAGTACCCAGACTCTTGTTGGTGCATGGAAGAGCTTGTGAAGATTGACAAGCGAATGAAAGAAGGCAAACTCATCGTGATCCCAGTCTTCTACAAGGTGACCACGAGCGACGTAAAAAACCTTAGAGGAGATTTCGGAAAAAGTTTCGATAAACTGAAGAAATGTCACGCAATGGGAGAACCGAGGAAGGTTAAGCAATGGGAATCTTCCGTGAAGTCAATTGCAAACATAAAGGGCTTACCCGG CAGAACTGTCCCTCCTCTTGTCGGCCAGATTGTTCATGCTGTTGAAGTATGTCTAAACGAAATGCCAGCAAAAGACGTCAAGGCTGTATTTACAGTAATTTGGTTGGGTGTCTATCTTGTAGTGTCTTTCCTCAGCTTTCTTTCATACatgatttttaatgatttaaaacCTTTCAAAAGTGGCAAATGGATGCTTGGTTATCCAACAATGGCTGCTATCCTACTCAGTATTGTGTATTGTATTGATTAG